One segment of Streptosporangium brasiliense DNA contains the following:
- a CDS encoding MbtH family protein, with protein MNDPFEDGNGRYLVLTNTTGQHSLWPVSIDVPPGWDVVHGDDTRQGCLDFIDAGWTDMRPRSLSTF; from the coding sequence ATGAACGATCCGTTCGAGGACGGAAACGGCCGTTACCTCGTCCTGACGAACACCACGGGACAGCACTCTCTCTGGCCCGTGTCCATCGACGTTCCCCCTGGCTGGGACGTCGTGCACGGGGATGACACCCGCCAGGGGTGTCTGGACTTCATCGATGCGGGCTGGACCGACATGCGTCCCCGCAGCCTCTCCACCTTCTGA
- the lysA gene encoding diaminopimelate decarboxylase has translation MSLVIENGWPRTAAWTGGELRIGGIGVRELAAEFGTPAYVLDEEEFQGRCAEWRDALPDGEVHYGGKAFLCPEVVRWLDAAGLCLDVCTGGELAVAVAGGMDPSRVVFHGNNKSVAELRRAVAWGVGCVVVDSFAEIERLAALAGAAGVRQRVMIRVTPGVEAHTHEFIATGGDDSKFGFSLSAGLAAEAVRRVLAAPSLELTGLHSHIGSQITDLGGFTLAARRMADFLLAAEREHGVTIPKLDLGGGLGIVYRPGDPVPPRPAEVVAALRATVPDHLRLAVEPGRSIAGPTAVALYEVGTVKEIPGVNTYVSVDGGMSDNPRPAMYGAAYTALLASRSSDAPLREVTVVGRHCESGDVLVRDLPLPADVRPGDLLAVPASGAYQRSMASNYNHVTRPPVVAVREGTARVIVRRETEEDLLRLYV, from the coding sequence ATGAGCTTGGTCATCGAGAACGGCTGGCCGCGCACCGCGGCATGGACCGGCGGGGAACTGCGCATCGGCGGGATCGGCGTGCGGGAGCTCGCCGCCGAATTCGGCACGCCCGCCTACGTCCTCGACGAGGAGGAGTTCCAGGGCCGCTGCGCGGAGTGGCGGGACGCGCTGCCCGACGGCGAGGTGCACTACGGCGGCAAGGCGTTCCTCTGCCCCGAGGTGGTGCGCTGGCTGGACGCGGCCGGGCTCTGCCTCGACGTGTGCACCGGGGGTGAGCTGGCCGTGGCCGTGGCCGGCGGCATGGACCCCTCACGGGTGGTCTTCCACGGCAACAACAAGTCGGTCGCCGAGCTGCGCCGCGCCGTCGCCTGGGGCGTCGGCTGCGTGGTCGTGGACTCCTTCGCCGAGATCGAGCGCCTGGCCGCGCTGGCCGGCGCGGCGGGGGTCCGGCAGCGCGTGATGATCCGGGTCACCCCCGGGGTGGAGGCCCACACCCACGAGTTCATCGCCACCGGGGGCGACGACTCGAAGTTCGGGTTCTCGCTCAGCGCGGGCCTGGCGGCCGAGGCGGTCCGCCGGGTGCTGGCCGCCCCCTCACTGGAGCTGACCGGGCTGCACTCCCACATCGGCTCGCAGATCACCGATCTGGGCGGCTTCACCCTGGCCGCCCGCCGGATGGCCGATTTCCTGCTGGCCGCCGAGCGCGAGCACGGCGTGACGATCCCCAAGCTCGACCTCGGCGGCGGCCTGGGCATCGTCTACCGGCCCGGCGACCCGGTGCCGCCGCGCCCGGCCGAGGTGGTCGCGGCCCTGCGCGCGACCGTCCCGGACCACCTGCGGCTCGCCGTGGAGCCGGGCCGCTCGATCGCCGGGCCCACCGCCGTCGCCCTCTACGAGGTGGGCACGGTCAAGGAGATCCCCGGCGTCAACACCTACGTCAGCGTGGACGGCGGGATGAGCGACAACCCCCGCCCCGCCATGTACGGCGCCGCCTACACCGCGCTCCTGGCCTCCCGCTCCTCCGACGCCCCGCTCCGCGAGGTCACCGTGGTCGGCCGGCACTGCGAGAGCGGCGACGTGCTCGTCCGCGACCTGCCGCTGCCCGCCGACGTACGGCCCGGCGACCTGCTGGCGGTCCCCGCCTCGGGGGCCTACCAGCGGTCGATGGCCAGCAACTACAACCACGTGACGCGCCCCCCGGTGGTCGCCGTCCGCGAGGGGACGGCCCGGGTGATCGTGCGCCGGGAGACCGAGGAGGACCTGCTCCGCCTCTACGTCTGA
- a CDS encoding amino acid ABC transporter permease, with protein sequence MEVTKTPQIAEAAHLPIDAVRPPRPGRWIAAVVAASALVWLAYTIIVNENLHWDVIAEYLMDGRVLGGLWVTVQLTVLSMVIGLALGILAAVMQLSGSPVLRGASGLYTWFFRGTPLLVQLIFWFNIGLVFPSFGIGVPFDGPKLVEWQANELITPFTAALLGLAINEGAYMAEIVRAGIRSVDPGQREAAEALGMSHRQVLRRVVLPQAMRVIIPPTGNQFISMLKTTSMVSVIAGAELLTVSQRIYLGNFEVIAMLIVASIWYIVLTTIASVGQHFVEKRFERGHHALRTRVRRNLRPFGRGNA encoded by the coding sequence ATGGAAGTGACCAAGACCCCCCAGATCGCCGAGGCCGCGCACCTGCCGATCGACGCGGTCCGCCCGCCGCGGCCCGGCCGGTGGATCGCCGCGGTGGTCGCCGCGTCCGCCCTGGTCTGGCTGGCCTACACGATCATCGTCAACGAGAACCTGCACTGGGACGTCATCGCCGAGTACCTGATGGACGGCAGGGTCCTCGGCGGCCTGTGGGTCACGGTCCAGCTCACCGTGCTGTCAATGGTGATCGGCCTGGCGCTGGGGATCCTCGCCGCGGTGATGCAACTGTCCGGCAGCCCCGTGCTGCGCGGCGCCTCCGGCCTCTACACCTGGTTCTTCCGCGGCACCCCGCTGCTGGTCCAGCTCATCTTCTGGTTCAACATCGGGCTGGTCTTCCCCTCCTTCGGCATCGGCGTGCCCTTCGACGGCCCCAAGCTGGTCGAGTGGCAGGCCAACGAGCTGATCACGCCCTTCACCGCGGCCCTGCTCGGCCTGGCGATCAACGAGGGCGCCTACATGGCCGAGATCGTCCGGGCGGGCATCCGCTCGGTGGACCCCGGCCAGCGCGAGGCGGCCGAGGCGCTCGGCATGTCGCACCGGCAGGTGCTCCGCCGGGTGGTGCTCCCGCAGGCGATGCGGGTGATCATCCCGCCCACCGGCAACCAGTTCATCTCGATGCTCAAGACCACCTCGATGGTCTCGGTCATCGCCGGCGCCGAGCTGCTGACCGTCTCCCAGCGCATCTACCTCGGCAACTTCGAGGTGATCGCGATGCTCATCGTGGCCTCCATCTGGTACATCGTGCTGACCACCATCGCGAGCGTCGGCCAGCACTTCGTCGAGAAACGGTTCGAGCGCGGTCACCACGCGCTGCGGACCAGGGTCCGCCGCAACCTGCGGCCGTTCGGCAGGGGGAACGCATGA
- a CDS encoding YbhB/YbcL family Raf kinase inhibitor-like protein — translation MAERAPLPYEYLRRVPAFTVVSDDLADGGVLPDAHVYESGNLSPHLRWSGAPEGTRSYAVTCFDPDAPTGSGWWHWLLVDIPAEVTELPRGAGSGAMEGLPKGAVHGRNDYGAFDFGGAAPPPGPPHRYVFAVHALGVESIEVTPDQTAAVFGGTVNHHALARAVLVAEYGV, via the coding sequence ATGGCCGAGCGCGCACCGCTGCCCTATGAATACCTGCGCCGGGTCCCGGCGTTCACGGTCGTCAGCGACGACCTCGCGGACGGGGGCGTCCTGCCCGACGCGCACGTCTACGAGTCCGGCAACCTCTCCCCGCACCTGCGCTGGTCGGGTGCCCCGGAGGGGACGAGAAGCTACGCGGTGACCTGCTTCGACCCCGACGCGCCCACCGGCAGCGGCTGGTGGCACTGGCTGCTGGTCGACATCCCCGCCGAGGTGACCGAGCTGCCGCGCGGTGCCGGGAGCGGTGCGATGGAGGGTCTGCCCAAGGGGGCCGTCCACGGCCGCAACGACTACGGCGCCTTCGACTTCGGCGGGGCCGCGCCGCCCCCGGGCCCGCCGCACCGCTACGTCTTCGCCGTCCACGCCCTCGGTGTCGAGAGCATCGAGGTCACCCCCGACCAGACGGCCGCCGTCTTCGGCGGGACGGTCAACCACCACGCCCTGGCCCGCGCGGTGCTCGTCGCCGAGTACGGCGTGTGA
- a CDS encoding non-ribosomal peptide synthetase, with protein sequence MNPLPFRNDLVEAFEARVAAAPEAEAVVCGAVRLSAAELNARANALARRLSAAGVGPESAVVVLMERSAETVVTLLAVVKAGGTYVPLHPGLPMARMRWITEQTRARVLVTDATYAGHDLTAHLPTLTADAGAQAPDDADGNLGLEIGPDRLAYVMFTSGSTGVPKGVAVTHRNVTALTADRRWRDHHRVLSHSPYAFDASTYELWVPLLNGGTVVVAPPGPVDASVLRRALEEEQVSAVFLTTGLFNVLAQDAPAVLARVPHLWTGGEAASPAAVERVLDAGGAVRNAYGPTETTTFALSHHVAGPFTGAVPIGGPLEAVRAHVLDETLRPAEEGELYLAGEHLARGYLGRPDLTAERFVADPYGEPGSRMYRTGDLVRRRDDGTWEFVGRADGQVKIRGFRIELGEIEAVLARHPAVAQAVTLARRDQPGDSRLVAYLVPQDPPGTAGSGEPAGRVRRYAEETLPAYMVPSSFVVLDALPLNHNGKVDRRALPAPETATSGAAPRTPVEEILCGLFTQVLGTPGIGVDDDFFALGGHSLLAMRVVTGIRSALSVELQVRAVFEEPTVAGLAALVERARTGGTGGVRPPLVRAESSEPPSPSFAQHRLWIVDQLAEPGGLYTVPLVLRLSGRLDRPALAAALGDVAWRHETLRTVFPAQDGRPRQRVLETVPELTVVETDEAGLGAAVEEAVLRPFDLSAEPPVRALLFALRPGAPGEPGEHVLALLFHHIAMDGWSLAPLRRDLALAYAARTRGAAPDWEPLPVRYSDYALWQRELLGDPADPDSLVSAQTAYWRAALAGAPEELALPVDRPRTPASGHRGGSVPLRLSPELHGRLLALARANQATLFMVVQAALAALLTRLGAGTDVPIGVPAAGRTDGALDELVGFFANTLVLRTDTSGDPGFRELLARVKETDLAAYAHQDVPFEQVVEAVNPPRIPGCPPLFQVMLGLDNTPGDEAGLPGLTAVPDPAYSLYGFGGAKCDLAFGLSENVSAGAVPGGVEGVVQYARDLFDPGTVESITARLVRLLEAVAADPDVRVSEVELLAPEERYTLLEKWNDTAARIPGGDLARLFQARVAAAPEAEAVVCGAVRLSAAELNARANALARRLSAAGVGPESAVVVLMERSAETVVTLLAVVKAGGTYVPLHPGLPMARMRWITEQTRARVLVTDATYAGHDLTAHLPAVQVGPESDPVDPDLEIAPDRLAYVMFTSGSTGVPKGVAVTHRNVAAFAADRLWHGPGHRRVLFHTASSFDVSMYELWVPLLNGGTVVVAPPGPVDASVLRRALEEEQVSAVFLTTGLFNVLAEESPAVLARVPELWIAGEAASPPAVERVLLAGGEVRNGYGPTETTIYVTAHHVTAPAAVVPIGRPLDNTRAYVLDGRLRPVPAGVPGELYIAGEHLARGYLGRPDLTAERFVADPYGEPGTRMYRTGDLVRRLPDGLLDYLGRVDDQVKIRGIRIELGEIETVLARHPAVAQAVTLVREDQPGDRRLVAYVVPHRPPAAPSPAADAELTGQVRRFAEETLPAYMVPSAFVLLDGLPLNHNGKIDRRALPAPAWQEPAAVAQEPRTEAEVLVTEIWTEVLGVERVGVHDDFFALGGNSLLAIRVVSRIRAAVDLEVPVDAVFTNPTVERLADAVEALLIADIEGQSP encoded by the coding sequence GTGAACCCGCTCCCCTTCCGAAACGACCTGGTGGAGGCCTTCGAGGCACGGGTGGCGGCGGCTCCGGAGGCCGAGGCGGTGGTCTGCGGCGCGGTCCGCCTTTCGGCGGCGGAGCTGAACGCGCGGGCCAACGCGCTGGCCCGGCGGCTGAGCGCCGCCGGGGTCGGACCCGAGTCGGCGGTCGTGGTGCTGATGGAACGCTCGGCCGAGACGGTGGTGACGCTGCTGGCGGTGGTCAAGGCCGGCGGCACCTACGTGCCCCTCCACCCCGGCCTGCCGATGGCACGGATGCGCTGGATCACCGAGCAGACCCGCGCCCGGGTCCTGGTGACCGACGCGACCTACGCCGGACACGACCTCACCGCGCACCTGCCCACCCTGACGGCCGACGCCGGGGCGCAGGCCCCGGATGACGCCGACGGGAACCTGGGCCTGGAGATCGGCCCGGACCGGCTGGCGTATGTGATGTTCACCTCCGGGTCGACCGGGGTGCCCAAGGGGGTGGCGGTCACCCACCGCAACGTCACCGCGCTGACGGCTGACCGGCGCTGGCGCGACCACCACCGCGTGCTGTCGCACTCGCCGTACGCCTTCGACGCCTCCACCTATGAGCTGTGGGTGCCGCTGCTCAACGGCGGGACCGTGGTCGTGGCCCCGCCCGGCCCGGTGGACGCCTCGGTGCTGCGCCGGGCCCTGGAGGAGGAACAGGTCAGCGCGGTGTTCCTGACCACCGGCCTGTTCAACGTACTGGCCCAGGACGCGCCCGCCGTGCTCGCGCGGGTCCCGCACCTGTGGACCGGCGGCGAGGCCGCCTCCCCCGCCGCGGTGGAGCGGGTCCTCGACGCCGGCGGCGCCGTCCGCAACGCCTACGGGCCCACCGAGACCACGACGTTCGCGCTGTCGCACCACGTGGCCGGCCCCTTCACCGGCGCCGTCCCCATCGGCGGCCCGCTGGAGGCGGTCCGCGCCCACGTCCTGGACGAGACGCTGCGGCCGGCCGAGGAGGGCGAGCTGTATCTCGCGGGCGAGCACCTGGCCCGCGGCTACCTCGGCCGCCCGGACCTCACGGCCGAGCGCTTCGTCGCCGACCCGTACGGCGAGCCCGGATCACGCATGTACCGCACCGGCGACCTGGTACGGCGCCGCGACGACGGGACCTGGGAGTTCGTCGGCCGGGCCGACGGCCAGGTGAAGATCCGCGGTTTCCGCATCGAGCTCGGCGAGATCGAGGCCGTCCTGGCCCGCCACCCCGCCGTGGCCCAGGCCGTCACCCTCGCCAGACGGGACCAACCGGGCGACAGCCGCCTGGTCGCCTATCTCGTCCCGCAGGACCCGCCGGGCACCGCCGGCTCCGGCGAGCCGGCCGGGCGGGTCCGCCGGTACGCCGAGGAGACGCTGCCGGCCTACATGGTCCCCTCCTCCTTCGTCGTCCTGGACGCGCTGCCGCTCAACCACAACGGCAAGGTCGACCGGCGGGCGCTGCCCGCGCCCGAGACGGCGACCTCCGGCGCGGCGCCGCGCACCCCGGTGGAGGAGATCCTCTGCGGGCTGTTCACGCAGGTGCTGGGCACGCCGGGGATCGGGGTCGACGACGACTTCTTCGCCCTGGGCGGGCATTCGCTGCTGGCCATGCGGGTGGTGACCGGGATCAGGTCGGCACTCTCCGTCGAGCTGCAGGTGAGGGCGGTCTTCGAGGAGCCCACCGTCGCCGGGCTCGCGGCCCTGGTCGAGCGGGCGCGGACCGGCGGCACCGGCGGGGTCAGGCCGCCGCTGGTCCGCGCGGAGTCCTCCGAGCCGCCCTCCCCCTCCTTCGCCCAGCACCGGCTCTGGATCGTCGACCAGCTCGCGGAGCCGGGCGGGCTCTACACCGTCCCGCTGGTCCTGCGGCTGTCCGGGCGGCTGGACAGGCCGGCGCTGGCGGCCGCGCTCGGGGACGTGGCGTGGCGGCACGAGACGCTGCGCACCGTCTTCCCCGCCCAGGACGGCCGGCCCCGGCAGCGGGTGCTGGAGACCGTACCCGAGCTGACGGTGGTGGAGACCGACGAGGCGGGGCTCGGCGCGGCGGTGGAGGAGGCGGTGCTGCGCCCCTTCGACCTCTCGGCCGAGCCGCCGGTGCGGGCGCTGCTGTTCGCGCTGCGGCCCGGCGCCCCCGGCGAGCCGGGCGAGCACGTGCTGGCCCTGCTGTTCCACCACATCGCCATGGACGGCTGGTCGCTGGCCCCGCTCAGGCGTGACCTGGCCCTGGCCTACGCGGCCCGCACGCGCGGTGCGGCCCCCGACTGGGAACCGCTGCCCGTGCGCTACTCCGACTACGCGCTGTGGCAGCGCGAGCTGCTCGGCGACCCGGCCGACCCGGACAGTCTCGTGAGCGCGCAGACCGCCTACTGGCGCGCGGCCCTGGCGGGGGCGCCCGAGGAGCTGGCGCTGCCCGTCGACAGGCCCCGGACGCCGGCGTCCGGACACCGGGGCGGCTCGGTGCCCCTGCGGCTCTCGCCCGAGCTGCACGGGCGACTGCTCGCGCTGGCCAGGGCCAACCAGGCCACGCTGTTCATGGTCGTGCAGGCCGCGCTGGCGGCGCTGCTGACCCGGCTGGGAGCCGGCACCGACGTGCCGATCGGCGTGCCCGCGGCCGGCCGTACCGACGGGGCGCTGGACGAGCTGGTGGGCTTCTTCGCCAACACCCTGGTGCTGCGCACCGACACCTCGGGCGACCCGGGCTTCCGCGAGCTGCTGGCCCGGGTCAAGGAGACGGACCTGGCGGCGTACGCGCACCAGGACGTGCCGTTCGAGCAGGTGGTGGAGGCGGTCAACCCGCCGAGGATCCCCGGCTGCCCTCCGCTCTTCCAGGTGATGCTCGGCCTGGACAACACCCCGGGCGACGAGGCCGGGCTGCCGGGCCTGACGGCGGTGCCCGACCCGGCCTACTCGCTGTACGGCTTCGGCGGCGCGAAGTGCGACCTCGCGTTCGGCCTCAGCGAGAACGTCTCCGCCGGCGCCGTCCCCGGAGGTGTCGAAGGAGTGGTGCAGTACGCCCGCGACCTGTTCGACCCCGGCACGGTGGAGTCGATCACCGCGCGGCTGGTACGGCTGCTGGAGGCGGTGGCCGCGGATCCGGACGTCCGCGTGAGCGAGGTGGAGCTGCTCGCGCCGGAGGAGCGCTACACCCTGCTGGAGAAATGGAACGACACCGCGGCCCGGATCCCCGGGGGCGACCTGGCCCGGCTGTTCCAGGCGCGGGTGGCGGCGGCTCCGGAGGCCGAGGCGGTGGTCTGCGGCGCGGTCCGCCTTTCGGCGGCGGAGCTGAACGCGCGGGCCAACGCGCTGGCCCGGCGGCTGAGCGCCGCCGGGGTCGGACCCGAGTCGGCGGTCGTGGTGCTGATGGAACGCTCGGCCGAGACGGTGGTGACGCTGCTGGCGGTGGTCAAGGCCGGCGGCACCTACGTGCCCCTCCACCCCGGCCTGCCGATGGCACGGATGCGCTGGATCACCGAGCAGACCCGCGCCCGGGTCCTGGTGACCGACGCGACCTACGCCGGACACGACCTCACCGCGCACCTGCCGGCCGTCCAGGTGGGGCCGGAGAGCGACCCGGTGGACCCGGACCTGGAGATCGCCCCCGACCGGCTGGCGTATGTGATGTTCACCTCCGGGTCGACCGGGGTGCCCAAGGGGGTGGCGGTCACCCACCGCAACGTCGCCGCCTTCGCCGCCGACCGCCTCTGGCACGGCCCCGGGCACCGCAGGGTCCTGTTCCACACGGCGTCCTCCTTCGACGTCTCCATGTACGAGCTGTGGGTGCCGCTGCTCAACGGCGGGACCGTGGTCGTGGCCCCGCCCGGCCCGGTGGACGCCTCGGTGCTGCGCCGGGCCCTGGAGGAGGAACAGGTCAGCGCGGTGTTCCTGACCACCGGCCTGTTCAACGTGCTGGCCGAGGAGTCGCCGGCCGTGCTCGCGCGGGTCCCGGAGCTGTGGATCGCCGGTGAGGCCGCGTCCCCGCCGGCGGTGGAGCGCGTCCTGCTGGCCGGCGGCGAGGTCCGCAACGGCTACGGCCCCACCGAGACCACGATCTACGTCACCGCCCACCACGTGACCGCCCCCGCCGCCGTCGTCCCGATCGGCCGTCCGCTCGACAACACGCGCGCCTACGTCCTGGACGGCAGGCTCCGCCCGGTGCCCGCCGGCGTGCCGGGCGAGCTGTACATCGCGGGCGAGCACCTGGCCCGCGGCTACCTCGGCCGCCCGGACCTCACGGCCGAGCGCTTCGTCGCCGACCCGTACGGCGAGCCCGGGACGCGCATGTACCGCACCGGCGACCTCGTCCGCCGGCTGCCCGACGGTCTCCTCGACTACCTGGGCCGCGTCGACGACCAGGTCAAGATCCGCGGCATCCGCATCGAGCTCGGCGAGATCGAGACCGTCCTGGCCCGCCACCCCGCCGTGGCCCAGGCCGTGACCCTGGTGCGGGAGGACCAGCCGGGTGACAGGCGTCTGGTCGCCTACGTGGTCCCGCACCGGCCGCCGGCCGCTCCCTCCCCCGCCGCGGACGCGGAGCTCACCGGGCAGGTGCGGCGCTTCGCCGAGGAGACGCTGCCCGCCTACATGGTGCCTTCGGCCTTCGTCCTGCTGGACGGGCTGCCGCTCAACCACAACGGCAAGATCGACCGGCGGGCGCTGCCCGCCCCCGCCTGGCAGGAGCCCGCCGCCGTGGCGCAGGAGCCCCGGACGGAGGCCGAGGTCCTGGTCACGGAGATCTGGACCGAGGTGCTCGGGGTGGAGCGGGTCGGCGTGCACGACGACTTCTTCGCGCTCGGCGGCAACTCGCTGCTGGCCATCAGGGTCGTCTCCAGGATCAGGGCCGCCGTGGACCTGGAGGTACCGGTCGACGCGGTCTTCACCAACCCCACGGTCGAGAGGCTGGCGGACGCCGTCGAGGCGCTGCTGATCGCGGACATCGAAGGACAGAGCCCGTAG
- a CDS encoding ABC transporter substrate-binding protein, with the protein MTKRLYSVIAVALAVSAFAGGCGRSSSGTDAGAGAASAAGKTAKDLVPEAVRKTGKLRMATSEGYPPMEMYKPGTQELTGVDPDLAAAIAAKLGLEATVTNAAFDGLIPGLQAGRWDVVMSSMSDTEERRAAVDFVDYFNAGGAIMVKKGNPEGIKTLEDLCGRTVVLAKGSSNLAIGQRQDEKCAKKMQIMQSEDAPTGLLSIDSGRAAATIVDSPVAAMYAKDTGKYDVLPEQYDAGPWGIAVDRRNTALRDAVAKAMQELTADGGYKAVLDKYGVASNAVPEVMVNTKPWK; encoded by the coding sequence ATGACAAAGCGCCTGTATTCGGTTATCGCTGTCGCGCTGGCCGTATCGGCGTTCGCCGGTGGCTGCGGGCGCTCGTCGTCGGGGACCGACGCCGGCGCGGGCGCCGCCTCGGCGGCGGGCAAGACCGCGAAAGACCTGGTGCCCGAGGCCGTGCGCAAGACGGGCAAGCTCCGGATGGCGACCTCCGAGGGCTACCCGCCGATGGAGATGTACAAGCCGGGCACCCAGGAGCTCACCGGTGTCGACCCGGACCTGGCCGCCGCGATCGCGGCCAAGCTCGGCCTGGAGGCGACGGTGACCAACGCGGCCTTCGACGGCCTCATCCCGGGTCTGCAGGCGGGCCGGTGGGACGTGGTGATGTCCTCGATGAGCGACACCGAGGAGCGCCGGGCGGCCGTCGACTTCGTCGACTACTTCAACGCCGGCGGGGCCATCATGGTCAAGAAGGGCAACCCCGAGGGCATCAAGACCCTTGAGGACCTGTGCGGCCGCACCGTCGTGCTGGCCAAGGGCAGCTCGAACCTCGCCATCGGGCAGCGGCAGGACGAGAAGTGCGCCAAGAAGATGCAGATCATGCAGAGTGAGGACGCGCCGACCGGCCTGCTCAGCATCGACTCCGGCCGCGCGGCCGCGACCATCGTCGACTCGCCCGTCGCGGCGATGTACGCCAAGGACACCGGCAAGTACGACGTGCTGCCCGAGCAGTACGACGCCGGCCCCTGGGGCATCGCCGTCGACCGCCGCAACACCGCGCTGCGCGACGCCGTCGCCAAGGCCATGCAGGAGCTGACGGCCGACGGCGGCTACAAGGCGGTTCTGGACAAGTACGGCGTCGCGAGCAACGCCGTACCCGAGGTGATGGTCAACACCAAGCCATGGAAGTGA